The Candidatus Neomarinimicrobiota bacterium genomic sequence AGAAGTTCCTTCATTGTTGATTTCTTCTAACAATTTCACAAGTTCATAAGCAACAACGGGATCTACGTTACCAGTTGGTTCGTCTGCCAAAATTAATTCAGGTTCTTTTACCATGGCTCGTGCAATACTGGCCCTTTGCTGCTCTCCGCCAGACAATTCGTGAGGAAAATGTTTTTCTCGACCGGCTAATCCAACATCATCTAGGGATTCCATCACGCGATCATAAATATCCGCCTTGTCATCGCCAATGACGTGAAGTGCTAAGGCGATATTGTCAAATAAATTTCTGTCATCAAGCAATTGATAATCCTGGAAAACCATTCCAATCCTCCTGCGGAAATACGGAATTTTGCTCTTTTTAATTTTTTGGGATTTATGTCCTAATACTTCTATCTGACCCGAATCCGGTATAAGGTCCATATAAATCATGCGAAGTAAGGTAGTTTTTCCTGAACCGGTTGGTCCGATGAGGAATGCGAATTCTCCCTCGTCCAAATTAAAATTGATATTGGAAAGCTCAAATCCCCTATCAAATGAGAAAGATATATTTTTTAACCGAATCATAGTAGTAAATCTAATCCTTGAAGATGGGGATTCACAATCCCGGTCTTTGGTACACTAAAACAGAAAATAAATGAATCCGACATATCCAGACAGTAACAAAAAAGAATTAAATTTTGATATAGGCTGAGAAATAATTCCA encodes the following:
- a CDS encoding ATP-binding cassette domain-containing protein is translated as MIRLKNISFSFDRGFELSNINFNLDEGEFAFLIGPTGSGKTTLLRMIYMDLIPDSGQIEVLGHKSQKIKKSKIPYFRRRIGMVFQDYQLLDDRNLFDNIALALHVIGDDKADIYDRVMESLDDVGLAGREKHFPHELSGGEQQRASIARAMVKEPELILADEPTGNVDPVVAYELVKLLEEINNEGTSVLMASHNYGLIKGRGHRIIEMQDGELRRN